Genomic DNA from Streptomyces venezuelae:
CTCACTCTGGAACCGCTGTTCGGCAACGAGGACCGGCTGCGGGCCGCCGCGCCCTCCGCGGCGGGCGAGGACGACGTGCCCGACCTGGCCCTGTTCTACCGCGTCCGCGGCGGCGACGACCGGCCCGACGAACTGCGCGCGCGGATGGCGGCGCTGCCGGGCATCGACACGGCGTACGTGAAGCCCGGCGCCGTACCGGCCTCCATCGACCCCTCGCCGACCCAGCCGCACGACCTGGACGACGCGACGCGGCGGCGCAAGGAGGGCATGCCCGCCACACCCGACTTCACCAGCCGTCAGGGCTACTTGAACCCGGCACCCGAGGGGATCGACGCGCGCTGGGCCTGGCAGCGCCTCGGCGGCTCCGGCGAGGGCGTCACCATCGTCGACATCGAGGGCGCCTGGCAGCTGCGCCACGAGGACCTCGCGGCGAAGCTCGCCGGCGTCGTCGTCGGGACGCCCATCCAGGACCTGGCCTGGCGCAACCACGGCACCGCCGTGATCGGCGTCATCGGCGGCGACCGCAACTCCCTCGGCATCACCGGCATCGTGCCGGATGCCGTGACGGCGGCCGCGTCCTTCCAGCCCCTCGGTACGGCCGCGACGATCCACGCGGCGGCGGAGCGGCTGAACCGCGGCGACATCATCCTGCTCGAACTGCACCGGCCCGGACCGAAGTTCGACTTCGGTCCGCGCGACGACCAGAAGGGGTACATCGCCATCGAGTGGTGGCCCGACGACTACGCGGCGGTGCGGTACGCCACCGCGAAGGGTGTGCTCGTCGTGGGCGCGGCGGGCAACGGCGGCGAGTCCCTGGACGACGCGGTGTACGAGCGGCGGCCGGACGGCTTCCCGTCCTGGTGGCGCAACCCGTTCAACCCGAGCAACCGTTCCTCCGGCGCGGTCCTGGTCGGCGCGGGCGCTCCCCCGCCCGGCACCCACGGCCGCGACCACGGCCCCGACCGCTCCCGCCTGGCGTTCTCCAACTACGGGGCGCGTGTGGACGCGCAGGGCTGGGGCCGTGAGACCACGACGACCGGCGGCTTCTGGGACCGGCCCGGCGATCTGCAGGGCGGCGCCGAGGAACTCGTCTGGTACACGGACACGTTCTCCGGCACGTCCTCCGCGTCACCGATCGTCGTGGGTGCCCTCGCCTCGCTGCAGGGCATGCTGAAGGCCGCGGGCCAGCAGCCTATGACGCCGGAGCGGGCCCGTGCGACGCTGCGCGCGACGGGCTCCCCGCAGCAGGACGCGCCGGGCAGGCCCGCGTCGCAGCGGATAGGCAACCGCCCCGACCTCAAGGCGGCGGTGACGAACCTGCTGCCGTCCGCGGTGGGTTCGGGTCAGGCCGAGCGGTACTGGGACGAGCTGCTCCCGTATCCGCCGGAACTCCCGCCGCGGCTCCGGCTGTTCGTGGCCGGGGCGTGGCGCAACCTCGACAACCCGTCCCCCGAGACGCGGCAGGCGGTGCACGCCGCCTTCGCGGGGGGACGACCGGACGTACGTGTCTGGTTCTCGGACGACGAGGTCGTCGGCCTCGTCGTCACCGGCTGAATCAACCGATCACAGTGAGGGAAGGTGGCACAGGCATGAGCACCACCCCGCAGATGAGTCAACTGGGTCAGCAGCAAGGACGGCAGTACGGACCGCAGCAGCAGTACGGCTCCCAGCAGCACGGGCCGCAGCAGTACGGACAGCAACAGTACGGACAGCAGCAGAGCCCCAGCACGGCCCCGCCGCAGCAGAGCCAGCAGCAGTACGGACAGCAGTACGGCCAACAGGGCATGCAGGGCCAGCAGGGTATCCAGGGCCAGCAGGGCATGCAGCAGGTCCCGCCGCAGCTGCGCCAGCAGCTCCAGCAGCTCGGCCAGCAGCAGCCGTTCCAGAACCTGCTCCAGCAGTTCGGCCAGGAGCAGGAGCAGCAGATCCCGCAGGCGCACGCGCCGGAGATCTCCACACAGGCCCTCTCGTCCAACGTCGCGACGGCGTTCTGGGACGTCGTCGAGCCGCTGCCGGGCCAGGCGTACATCCTCTATCTGCACGTCGACAACGCGTGGCGGGCCTTCGTCGACCCCAACCCGCACACGCACGACGAGATCCAGGAGGCCTTCGCGTACGGGCATCAGGTGATCGGCTACTACGACACCAACAACCCGGGCTACCTGCTGGCCATCGTCATCACCAAGTGACGCGCGTGAACGGCACGCCGTCGGCGTGACGACACGGCGGCGCCGGGCGGAGATCCTCCCGCCCGGCGCCGCCCCATGCCGAGATGTCGACGTGCCGCTCAGCCGCAGCTGAACCGGGCCGCCGCCCAGTCCGCGTGGTCCCCGCTCTTGGAGCCGTTGGTGTCGGACACCTTCAGCCCGACGTGCCGGGCGCCCCGCACGTCGACGTCGACCGGGACGCTCGCCGACGCGCCCGTCACCTTCGGCGAGGTCCACAGCACCTTGCCGTCGGCCTCGACGGAGAAGGCGACCTCTCCGTAGCCGTTGATCTCGTCATCGATGCCGACGTCCGCGGTGAACGTGCCGCAGCGGCCACCCGCGTAGACCTCGATGACGGAATCGGCGTGCGTGCCGATCCCCTTCTCGTACGTCTTTCCGGCCAGGGTCAGCGGGTGGCCGTCGGCGGCGCCGGACTCGCCGTTGCTGCGGTCGCGTTCGGCGGGCCCGTACCCGTTGGTGGACTTGAGCCACTTCATGTCGCTCGCCCAGGTGTCCCGGGTGGGTGTCTCCGGCATGACGCCGAGTGCGAACCGCTGGACGGCGGTGCGGTCCTGGCCGGCCGAGCGGTGGCGGACGGTCGCGGTGAGCGGCTGCTCGCCGATGTCCGCGTCCTTCGCGGGGGTGAGGACCACCTCGACGCGGCGGGTGGTTCCGGCGGGGATCCGGTCGGCCTTCGCGGTGCCGGCGGTCCAGCCTGCCGGTACGTCGAGGGTGGCCTCGACGCCGGTGGCGTCCTTCGTGCCCGCCGTGATGTCGACGGCGACCTTGCCGGGCGTACCCGCGCCGAGTTCCTGATCCGCGGGGACGCTCACGGTGGCCGGCGCGCCGGGCACGGCGCCGCCGACGGCGCTCGTGTCGTCGAGCCGCAGCTCGAAGGCCCGGTCGGTGCGCAGCGCGGCCGTCTTCACCTTGACGACGCCTGCGCGGTCGTCACGGTCGTAGAACCACCCGGCGCGTGCCCGGTCGTACGCGTGCTGCGAGGTCAGCCGCGGCAGTGTGCGCCCGTCCAGCCGCACACGACTGGGCGCGTCACCGGTGTGCAGGGTGAAGGCGTGGTCCCGACTGCCGGGCTTCCCCTCGTACGCACCCTTGCTGGCGCCGATCCGCACCCGCACGTCACCCGCTCCGGAGTGCGGCGCCCGGACCTCGGCTCGTTGGGTGGCGTACTTGCCGTCGCGGTGCTGCCGGGTCACGCCGTCGTCCTCGTACAGCTCGAAGGAGGATGTGCCCTGCGGGTAGATGTCCCAGGCGAGCGGCGAGTCCGCCTTCCTGTCCTGGTACGAGCGGATGCCGCCCGGCCACATGGGCACGGTCGCACCACCGCGCACGAAGAGCGGCAGGGTGTCGAGGGGCGCGCTGTAACCGTCGATCGTGGTCGGGCCCCGGTAGGTGCGTCCGCTCCAGTAGTCGGTCCAGGTGCCCTTCGGGAGGTAGATGCCGTCGCGGGTGGTGGTGTCCTTGTAGACGGGCGCGACGAGGAAGTCCTCGCCGGTGAGGAACTCGTACTTGGCGGCGTCGGTCGCGGCCTTGGGGTCATGGGGGTACTCCAAGGCGAGCGGCCGGACGGCGCCGACCCCGGTCTCGGTCGCCTCATGGGCGTACGAGTAGAGGTAGGGCAGCAGCGACTCGTGGAGTTTCAGGTACTTGCGGTTGATGGAGGTGTAGGGCTCGCCCTGGCGGAAGGGCTGTTTGTCGCTGGCGGCCCAGCCGTCCATCGTCATGGTGACCGGCAGGAACATCTTCCACTGGAGGTCGCGTACGTACGTCTTGGGGCTGCCGCCGAAGATGCCGTCGACGTCGCCGGTCGTGTAGGCGAGGCCGGACATGGTGGACCCGGCGTACGTCGGAATCTGCCAGCGGATGTACTCCCAGCTGCCGCTCTGGTCGCCGGACCACTGCACGCCGCAGCGCTGCGCGCCGGACCAGCTCTCCGGGGCCCAGGTGAAGCCGCGGGCGTCGCTGTTGTCCTCGATGCCCCGGTAGGCGTCCTTGCAGCCGTCGAGCGCCTTCTTGTAGCCGTCGCCGACCCAGGCGACGTCGAGTTTGGCGACGCGCTGTCCGGCCTTGACCTGTTCGGCGATCTTGTCGAGGCCGTCCTCGGTCCACAGCCCCATCTTCATCTTGCGCTCGGCGAGACCCTTGGCGGTCTCCCCCAGATCCTCATAACCGCAGCCGTAGCCGTCGTTGACGAGCATCCAGCCGTTGGGCATGTCGTTCTCGACGTACCCGTCGGCGACCTCGAGGGCGTCGAGGGTGTGCCGCTCGCCGCGGTTGGCGTTGTGGAGGTAGCAGTCGGCGTCGCCGATCTCCATGCCGTAGACCGGCGGCAGGAAGGGTTTCCCGGTGAGTTCGGTGTACTGCCCGATGACGTCCTTGGTGGCGTCGCTGCCGCGTCCGGCGAAGTAGTAGGCGTCGAAGCGCTGTTCTTTCGCGGTGGCGGTCACGGGCGCGGCGAAGTCATAAGTGTTGGGGGCGTACGTGTTGCGGAAGACGCCGTACCCCTCGGAGGACAGATAGAAGGGCACGGAGTTGGGGTGCCCCCCGTCGTCCCAGTCGTAGTCGACGCTGACCTCGACCTTCTTGCCGCGGTGCGAGGTGTTGCCGCGCCCGTTCTGCATCCCGGCGCCGTAGAACTGCTCGTCGGCGCCGCGGGCGAGGCTCTGCGTGGTGCCGTCCGCGGACCAGGACAGCCCCTTGGACTCGGCCCAGACCCGGCTGCCGTCGCTCCGGTACAGGGCGAACCGCAGCGGCGACTTGTAGGCGCGGAGCGTCACCTTGGAGGTGCTCAGCTCGTAACGGTCGCCCTTGTCGGCCCACTTGGTGCGGGGCGCCTTGCCCTGCCGCGGCAGGACGATGTCGTCGCCCGTGGGGTCGGTGAACCTGCCGTCCGGGGCGAGTTCGAGGCGGAAGGTCTCGGCCGACACGAAGCTGACACGGGCCTCTGCGTCGCCCGCGGTCAGCCGGTAGACGGAGCCTTCGGCGTCGAATCCGGTGACGTCACCGACGGTGCTCGCGGTCTCGTCGGCCGCGGCCTGCGCGGAGCCTCCGCCGGGCCCCGCGAACACCGCGAGGAGACCCAGCAGAGCGGCCGCGGCCACAGGTCTGAAGCGCGTGGGAGATCTCATGGCGGAGGTCTAGCGCGCCAACCGGCCCCGCGGCCATGGACTTTGCTGCCGGGCTCGTGGATTTCCGGCCCAGGTCCCGGGCGGACAGGGCGCGGAGATCCAGCCCGTCCGGCGTCTGAGGACGAGCCCGCGGGGCGACGGCCTGCACCCGCACGCGGAAAACCGGACGGACGGAAGAGAATTCAGCCCGTCCGGCGCTCGAGGACGATCCCGCGGGGCGATTCGACCTCAGCAAGGAAGCCGCTACAAGGCCACGCCAAGCAACGCGTCGACGGCGCGGGAGACCATCCCCGGCGCCCCCTCGTCCGCTCCGCCCTCCGCAGCCTGCCCCGCCGCCCAGCGGTCCACCGCGGCCAGCGCGGTCGGCGCGTCCAGGTCGTTCGCGAGCGCCTCGCGGATCTCCTCGACGAGCGCGTCGGCGGACGGCCCGTCGGGACGGGACACCGCCGCACGCCAGCGCCCGAGCCGCTCCACCGCCTCCGCGAGGACCGCGTCCGTCCACTCCCAGTCCGCGCGGTAGTGGTGCGCGAGCAGGGCGAGCCGGATCGCGGCGGGGTCGACCCCGTCGCGCCGCAGCTGCGAGACGAAGACGAGGTTGCCCTTGGACTTGGACATCTTCGCGCCGTCCAGGCCGACCATGCCCGCGTGGACGTACGCCTTCGCGAAGGGGTACTCGCCGGTCAGGGCCTGCGCGTGCGACGCGCCCATCTCGTGGTGCGGAAACGCGAGGTCGGATCCGCCGCCCTGCACGTCGAAGCCCATGCCGAGGTGGTCGAGGGCGATGGCGACGCACTCGATGTGCCAGCCGGGGCGCCCGCGGCCGAGGCTGCCGCCGTCCCAGCTCGGCTCGCCGTCGCGGGCCGCCATCCACAGCATCGGGTCGAGAGGGTTCTTCTTGCCGACGCGCTCCGGGTCGCCGCCGCGCTCCGCGGAGAGGAGCTTCATCGCGGCGGAGTCGAGCCCGGACACCTCACCGAAGTGGGTGTCGGACTCGACGGAGAAGTAGATGTCGCCCTCGAGTTCGTAGGCGGCGCCCATGTCGCGGAGGCGTTCGACGAGCGGCACGATGCCGGGTATGGCCTCGACGGCGCCGATGTAGTGCTTCGGCGGCAGCAGGCGCAGCGCGGTCATGTCCTCGCGGAACAGCGCGGTCTCGCCCTCGGCGAGCTCGACCCAGTCCTTGCCGTCGCGGTTGGCGCGTTCCAGGAGCGGGTCGTCCACGTCGGTCACGTTCTGGACGTAGTGAACCTGCCGCTTGGTGTCGAGCCACACGCGTTGCACGAGGTCGAACGCGTTGTAGGTCGCCGCGTGACCCATGTGGGTCGCGTCGTACGGGGTGATTCCGCAGACGTAGATACGGGCGACGGGACCGGGGTCGAGGGTGACGAGTCCACCGGTCGCGGTGTCGTGGATCCGGAGGTCGCGGCCCTTGCCGGGAAGGGCGGGGACCTCAGAAGCGGGCCAGGCATGCATGCCCTGAGCCTAACCGGACGGGGCGTCCGTATACGAGTGGGGGATCACGGCGGACAAGAGTGGGGGATCACACGGGCGGCCAGGGAATAGCGGGCCACTCACCGCTCGGCTCCGGGTGGCGTCCCGACTTCAGGAGTGCCGCCACTCGTGCGCGCAGCGCCTCGGTCTCCGTGGGAGTGATCAGGTCGGCCAGCCGGCCCGCCAGCGCCGCGCCCTCCGCGAGGCCGTCCTGGAGGCCTTGGAGGGCCTTCAGGGCCTCGTCGGTCAGGGGCTCCCCCGCCCAGCCCCACAGCAGCGTGCGCAGCTTGTTCTCGGCGTGGAAGGTGACGCCGTGGTCGATGCCGTAGAGGTGGCCGTCGGCGGGCAGCAGATGGCCGCCCTTGCGGTCGCTGTTGTTGATCACCGCGTCGAGGACGGCGAGGCGCCGCAGCCGTACGTCGTCGGCGTGCACGAGGAGCGCCGTCCGCTCCTCGTCGACCTGCGCGAGGCCGACGGCCTTCCAGCCCTCGCCGGGTTCGTCCCCGTCGACCAGGGCGAGGAGCCGCGCGTCACCGGACGCCTCGATCCACAGCTGGCACATGCCCTCGCCGTGTGGCCCGTCGCGCAGCACGGTCGGCGGCACGAGGTCCCAGCCGGTGGCGAGCGACACCTCGTAGGCGGCGACCTCCCGCTGGGCGAGGGTGCCGTCGGGGAAGTCCCACAGCGGGCGCTCGCCGGCGACCGGTTTGTAGACGCAGGCGGCCTCCTGGCCTTCGTACGCGACCGTGCAGTAGAGCACCGCGTTGGAGGCCTCGCGGATGCGGCCGCGCACGGTCAGCTCCCCGTGGGTGAGGAGCGCGACGGGGTCGGCGACGGTCACGCTCCCCGCCGGTATCCGTTCTGGCGCGGGCATACGTGTCCTTCCGGGTCGAGCGGGAGGCTGCACAGCGGGCACGGCGGGCGACCCGCGTTGACGACTTCGAGTGCGCGCTTGGCGAAGGCGCGGGCCTGCGCGCCGGTGAGGCGGACGCGCAGCATCGGCGGGCCGTTCTCCTC
This window encodes:
- a CDS encoding S8 family peptidase gives rise to the protein MTEQADPARDPGAGGPGPDGMGFTYREAQQELIVVARPEARLRAGERDVRSASGSDVSALNMFLSDEQLTLEPLFGNEDRLRAAAPSAAGEDDVPDLALFYRVRGGDDRPDELRARMAALPGIDTAYVKPGAVPASIDPSPTQPHDLDDATRRRKEGMPATPDFTSRQGYLNPAPEGIDARWAWQRLGGSGEGVTIVDIEGAWQLRHEDLAAKLAGVVVGTPIQDLAWRNHGTAVIGVIGGDRNSLGITGIVPDAVTAAASFQPLGTAATIHAAAERLNRGDIILLELHRPGPKFDFGPRDDQKGYIAIEWWPDDYAAVRYATAKGVLVVGAAGNGGESLDDAVYERRPDGFPSWWRNPFNPSNRSSGAVLVGAGAPPPGTHGRDHGPDRSRLAFSNYGARVDAQGWGRETTTTGGFWDRPGDLQGGAEELVWYTDTFSGTSSASPIVVGALASLQGMLKAAGQQPMTPERARATLRATGSPQQDAPGRPASQRIGNRPDLKAAVTNLLPSAVGSGQAERYWDELLPYPPELPPRLRLFVAGAWRNLDNPSPETRQAVHAAFAGGRPDVRVWFSDDEVVGLVVTG
- a CDS encoding NPCBM/NEW2 domain-containing protein yields the protein MRSPTRFRPVAAAALLGLLAVFAGPGGGSAQAAADETASTVGDVTGFDAEGSVYRLTAGDAEARVSFVSAETFRLELAPDGRFTDPTGDDIVLPRQGKAPRTKWADKGDRYELSTSKVTLRAYKSPLRFALYRSDGSRVWAESKGLSWSADGTTQSLARGADEQFYGAGMQNGRGNTSHRGKKVEVSVDYDWDDGGHPNSVPFYLSSEGYGVFRNTYAPNTYDFAAPVTATAKEQRFDAYYFAGRGSDATKDVIGQYTELTGKPFLPPVYGMEIGDADCYLHNANRGERHTLDALEVADGYVENDMPNGWMLVNDGYGCGYEDLGETAKGLAERKMKMGLWTEDGLDKIAEQVKAGQRVAKLDVAWVGDGYKKALDGCKDAYRGIEDNSDARGFTWAPESWSGAQRCGVQWSGDQSGSWEYIRWQIPTYAGSTMSGLAYTTGDVDGIFGGSPKTYVRDLQWKMFLPVTMTMDGWAASDKQPFRQGEPYTSINRKYLKLHESLLPYLYSYAHEATETGVGAVRPLALEYPHDPKAATDAAKYEFLTGEDFLVAPVYKDTTTRDGIYLPKGTWTDYWSGRTYRGPTTIDGYSAPLDTLPLFVRGGATVPMWPGGIRSYQDRKADSPLAWDIYPQGTSSFELYEDDGVTRQHRDGKYATQRAEVRAPHSGAGDVRVRIGASKGAYEGKPGSRDHAFTLHTGDAPSRVRLDGRTLPRLTSQHAYDRARAGWFYDRDDRAGVVKVKTAALRTDRAFELRLDDTSAVGGAVPGAPATVSVPADQELGAGTPGKVAVDITAGTKDATGVEATLDVPAGWTAGTAKADRIPAGTTRRVEVVLTPAKDADIGEQPLTATVRHRSAGQDRTAVQRFALGVMPETPTRDTWASDMKWLKSTNGYGPAERDRSNGESGAADGHPLTLAGKTYEKGIGTHADSVIEVYAGGRCGTFTADVGIDDEINGYGEVAFSVEADGKVLWTSPKVTGASASVPVDVDVRGARHVGLKVSDTNGSKSGDHADWAAARFSCG
- the mshC gene encoding cysteine--1-D-myo-inosityl 2-amino-2-deoxy-alpha-D-glucopyranoside ligase, with translation MHAWPASEVPALPGKGRDLRIHDTATGGLVTLDPGPVARIYVCGITPYDATHMGHAATYNAFDLVQRVWLDTKRQVHYVQNVTDVDDPLLERANRDGKDWVELAEGETALFREDMTALRLLPPKHYIGAVEAIPGIVPLVERLRDMGAAYELEGDIYFSVESDTHFGEVSGLDSAAMKLLSAERGGDPERVGKKNPLDPMLWMAARDGEPSWDGGSLGRGRPGWHIECVAIALDHLGMGFDVQGGGSDLAFPHHEMGASHAQALTGEYPFAKAYVHAGMVGLDGAKMSKSKGNLVFVSQLRRDGVDPAAIRLALLAHHYRADWEWTDAVLAEAVERLGRWRAAVSRPDGPSADALVEEIREALANDLDAPTALAAVDRWAAGQAAEGGADEGAPGMVSRAVDALLGVAL
- a CDS encoding SCO1664 family protein, whose translation is MPAPERIPAGSVTVADPVALLTHGELTVRGRIREASNAVLYCTVAYEGQEAACVYKPVAGERPLWDFPDGTLAQREVAAYEVSLATGWDLVPPTVLRDGPHGEGMCQLWIEASGDARLLALVDGDEPGEGWKAVGLAQVDEERTALLVHADDVRLRRLAVLDAVINNSDRKGGHLLPADGHLYGIDHGVTFHAENKLRTLLWGWAGEPLTDEALKALQGLQDGLAEGAALAGRLADLITPTETEALRARVAALLKSGRHPEPSGEWPAIPWPPV